The stretch of DNA CTTATGAGGGGTTTATCTCTGGCGTAGAACATTCGCTTTAGGAGTGAAAATAGGACTACTTATGATGGTATTCGTGTGTAAGAGCATGCCCCTTACCTCTCTTTAGCAAATAAACGTTAACTGGGAATGCAACAATAAATGCTGCCATAAGCGACACTATGCGACTTAGCCAGTAGATGGGATGCGTCAAATCTTTATCCATTGCCCCAGGAATAAGGAGCATCATCAAATTATCCATGATAGTCATCGTTAAAATCGAGAGCGTGTCGGCGGCAAAGACAAGTTGAAGTGCTTTTTTGAATGGTATATTAGCCTTAATAAGTGGCCATGTTGAAACGGTATATCCGGATAAGAACGAAAGTATCGAAGCTAGGATGATAGTACTATGAGGTGCAAAACCTAAGTGCGTACCAATTGTTACTCCTATCATTTCTCCAATCGCACATCCCAACAGACAATGCAGCGTGGCATTGGCCGCCATCATTTTTGATGACATTTGAAGATAGTGTTCGTGGTGATTGTGATGATGCGTAGAATCCACCATTATTTGCTTCTATTGTTGTTTAGTTCATATAAATTCAAGAGTTCTTCGAGTGCTTTTTCCTGGCTACTTTCTACGCCAGAAGACATAGCATCCGCAACGTGCGTTCGGAGATGGTTCTCGAGCACAAGCTTATTAAGGGACGCAAGTGATTTTTGAATCGCTAAGCTTTGCACGAGAATATCCATACAATATGCATCTTCATCGATTTTTTTCTCAAGACCTTTCATTTGGCCTTCAATAATTTTTGCTCGGTGGAGTGCTCTCTTTTTTATAGAATCAATCATATACACATTCTAATACCCCCTAGGGGTATTAGTCAAGCAAGAATTATAAACACCATCTCCTTTACATAGAGCTTATGGGAATCGAACGAGTTAACAGATAAAAAATAGAGACCTATCCATTGACAGTTATTCTTTAAAGTGTCAAAATACTACCAACCCATTCCAACAACCACAGGAGCCACAATGGGAGCCCTTCTTGCACCAGAAGTATTTGGACCGGCTGTTGTCGGCTTACTCATTGCCACGAAGATATCCTCTGGCGAAGAAACGACACTCTCGCATGTCTGGAGTATTGTGAGCGACCTTCGGAGCGAGAGTCTAGTGCCCCCCTTTTTTTTGTCCAACCAGACGAAAGAGTTATGAGAGCTGTACAAGACTCGATTCCTGCATTCGGACTAGCAGAGCGGGCACTCCCAAATGGTGGTTACTCTGACTATGTCCTGATTCGGCGCCTACAAGTCAGCTGATATCAAGCCCTAAAGATCGTGTACACCTCGCTACTATTTATCGTCATTCGGCGGAGGTAGTAGCGAGTCATTTTTGATTGTTTCAGAAATATATTGCTTACTACCATCGTATTTGAACGATTATTGCTAGTGCCGTGATGCTAAATGTAATCTATCAGAAAACTAGAAACGACATTGATACGCCGTTGCTACCGCTGCCACTACCACCACTCGAGCCACCCATGATGACATACGTCTTCGTAATCCATGGCGATGTCACTGATACTGGCTTGGTGTTGAATGAATATGAAGAGAGTGGACCGTTCGAATCGAACATCACGATACGTCCTCCGCTATTATTGTCTACGACGGATGTGGCACTGGTCGGTGCGGTCGGCGTACCACCGAGAACCTTACCGACATAATCAAGTCCCACCCAGTCTACGCCAGGATCTGGGTACGTAGTGACACCGGAATATGAAGCGGTAGTGCTCGAGCCTGCCTGCCCGAGTACATTTGTAATCTGAGTCGCTGCATCGATTCCCGAGTATACGATATAGCCTAAATGCGTTACACCCGAGAAAGTAGGGAAGCTCTCGCTACCAGTAGAGACTTTCCTCACTACGCGCATCGAAAAAGCGTTAGTACTGTCTGACGCCGAGCCGGTGTCGATGTAGCCAGCAGGCAACAAAGGTGTTGTCGAACCCGAAAAATTAACCAGCACCAAGCGGATAAGGTCACCGCTATAGTTCGTACCGAGTGTGGTCGTACCGACGGAGCCGCCGCCAGAAGAGCTCCTCAGCATGTCACACTCACCGCGGAAAAGTTAAGATGTGTAATACACCAGA from Candidatus Saccharimonadales bacterium encodes:
- a CDS encoding metal-sensitive transcriptional regulator codes for the protein MIDSIKKRALHRAKIIEGQMKGLEKKIDEDAYCMDILVQSLAIQKSLASLNKLVLENHLRTHVADAMSSGVESSQEKALEELLNLYELNNNRSK
- a CDS encoding DUF4396 domain-containing protein is translated as MVDSTHHHNHHEHYLQMSSKMMAANATLHCLLGCAIGEMIGVTIGTHLGFAPHSTIILASILSFLSGYTVSTWPLIKANIPFKKALQLVFAADTLSILTMTIMDNLMMLLIPGAMDKDLTHPIYWLSRIVSLMAAFIVAFPVNVYLLKRGKGHALTHEYHHK